DNA sequence from the Malus domestica chromosome 06, GDT2T_hap1 genome:
TCATCGGCATCTTTTGGGGGTTGAACTATCTTCTTTATTGCAATCATTTTGCCGTTGCTTCCTGGCAACTCGGCTTTATAAACCTCTCCACATCCACCCCTTCCTATGAGTTCCAAATTAGCCAGGCCATCATCTTTTTCCAGGAAAGCCAAGTCCTCTTTCCTCTTGATCAGAGAACTGAAAATCGCAGGACCGCCATCTTTGCCGCCACCTTTTACCACGGCCAACAGCAGCTTGAACAGCAGAGAAAAGATGAATCCGGATATACATCCGGCCAGTGCTCCGGCTAAAAACCCGAGCAGCCACCCTCCTACCTTCCTCTTGTTATTCTTCTTCTTGTGCTTTTTTGTTGCAGATGGACCCGGAGCAAGAGCGTTAGATGGAGCTTGAGCATTAGCAGAAGCTGTGGAGCTGTGGTTTTTTGTGGTTGAATTCTCAGCCAAAATGTAACGTTTTGGCACATCGGTTGCTGAAATCTCGACCCCTTTCATCGTTGGCACCGAGCCTTCGAGGAATTCGTTTCCAGCGAAGTTGAAAGACCGAAGATTGCGAAAGGAACGAATGGTAGCTGGGATTTTCCCGGAGAAGAAATTGTCAGCAATGGAAAGGCTTTCCAGGTTGGGAAAATGCTTGAGGAAGCTCAAATTCCCGGACAACTTGTTGGACGAAAGGTCGAGGGTTCGAAGGCGAATGAGGTTAGACAGCGCGGCAGGAACTTCCCCGGAAAACTGGTTGTCTCCGAGGTTGAGAATCTCAAGCTTCCGGCAGTCAACGATTTGAGATGGGATTTGGTCAACAAGTTTGTTGTGAGCAAGAGAGATCTCTTTGAGCTCGGAGAGCCGCCCTATTGCCGGGCTCAGAAAGCCATCGAGGCGGTGTGATTTGAAGACGAGCCGGGTGATTCGGAGGACGTAGGTGTTGTTGTCCGAGAGCCTGCGCTCGCAGAAGACACCGGGAGTGTTGCACGGAGCTGGTTGACTGATATGGAATTGGAAGCCCAAGGTTTTTTGGATGGTGGTGAGGGCTTGGAGGTCGGACGGGTCGAGATTGAGTCTCGCgttgatgaggaggaggagggagaggaAGGTGAGGAGGCTGAGCTGGGCGGCGGTGCCGGATAAGGCTGCCATTTGTGGCcggaaatttccgtgtttttggactttGAACTAGGACTGGTTCATACTTGTTGGTTGGCTCGGTTATTAGTTTTGTATTTTATAGAAGGAGAGTGGAATAATGGACGGAATGTGGAGCCCTCATTCGCAGTAGATTCAAATCTCCAATCAGACAAGTTTACTCTGACTAAATAATATCAATTAAATTATCACGTCAATCCCATTTTTAATTGGTTCTTTTTTGGTTTAACATAATTACAATAAGTGGCGGTgctatttacatatttttttttttatctcatacacacttattttaattttcgattGTTGGATTGAATGAgttgaagaatatcaaatgacagaaattaacagtGTGTGTTTGTGGGAGGTAAAAAAGAGCGTTGGATAACACAACtctttgagttttttttattagcactccGTATATTGTTGAATTCACATCATATAAATTTTCCAACATGAATCCTTGCAATCACTAATGCAAAGACTTGCATTCAAAATCGAATTATCTGATGGCAAATTCGATTCCAAATTAAGTTGCttattgtgtggcttaaccAAACTTTCTCTTCATTTAGTGTACACTACATCTTTGttctaaaaaagaaaagtttgaaTTATCCGGGAATGTTAAATTAGAGGTGATTAGTCTAAGGGAAACATTATTAAGCTCAAATCTATCATCGATGTCTGTAATTTGGATTCACCGCCTGCTTGtgcaatattaaatatataatacatatagggaattattattagcactcaaaaaatctcattctacactccaaactttctatattaggaaagaaaaatacacttgtgaggagtgtaaaatgaaatttttgaagtgccagtaacacttccctatatatatatatatatatatatatatatatatatatataaatagttgATCGTGGTGAAGAAGATGAGTTTAATGTGGGGTTTAAGTGGTGATTGTGGAGTGTGTGTAGAAAGTGTGGTGGGTGAGGGTAATAGTGGAATGCATGTGgcgtgtgttaagataattataatttaaaaagtaaatacGGAGAGTATTAAGTGGAGTGTAGTTAACAAAATGTAAGGTGTTAATAAAACAACTTGTTAATTGTCAGACTAATTCGTCAATGACTCATCTTTCAATCCACCCATAATAATAAAAGAGTTAAATGTATGTTCGAACGTGAGTGTAGTTATATTACTTAGAACGGATGTGCTTTCTTTATGTATTTAAATTTAAAGTACGCCAACCGTAATTTAGATTGTAGTTTGAATTGTAATATGCTTCAAATCCAAAAAATTTGTTCAAGTTTTGAATTCGGTCTATGTGTTTGTGCACATATGAGGAGAAGAAGCTGGGAATAGTTTGGTGT
Encoded proteins:
- the LOC103437648 gene encoding leucine-rich repeat receptor-like serine/threonine/tyrosine-protein kinase SOBIR1, with protein sequence MAALSGTAAQLSLLTFLSLLLLINARLNLDPSDLQALTTIQKTLGFQFHISQPAPCNTPGVFCERRLSDNNTYVLRITRLVFKSHRLDGFLSPAIGRLSELKEISLAHNKLVDQIPSQIVDCRKLEILNLGDNQFSGEVPAALSNLIRLRTLDLSSNKLSGNLSFLKHFPNLESLSIADNFFSGKIPATIRSFRNLRSFNFAGNEFLEGSVPTMKGVEISATDVPKRYILAENSTTKNHSSTASANAQAPSNALAPGPSATKKHKKKNNKRKVGGWLLGFLAGALAGCISGFIFSLLFKLLLAVVKGGGKDGGPAIFSSLIKRKEDLAFLEKDDGLANLELIGRGGCGEVYKAELPGSNGKMIAIKKIVQPPKDADELTADEESKLMNKKMRQIRSEINTVSKIRHRNLIPLLAHVSRPDCHYLVYEFMKNGSLQDMLNQVSAGTRELDWLTRHKIALGVASGLEYLHMDNTPHIIHRDLKPANVLLDDDMEARIADFGLAKAMPDAQTHISTSNVAGTVGYIAPEYHQTFKFTDRCDIYSFGVVLGVLVMGKLPSDEFFQNTNEMSLVKWMRNVMTSENPRQAIDPKLLGNGYEEQMLLVLKIACFCTLDNPKERPNSKDVRCMLSQIKH